In a single window of the Lacerta agilis isolate rLacAgi1 chromosome 15, rLacAgi1.pri, whole genome shotgun sequence genome:
- the TM2D2 gene encoding TM2 domain-containing protein 2, whose product MAGRGPPLCYALLCGQAALLLGNLLLLQGVPRSHQHNATHSPAEQLDPEPAASAGGGAFSCEGQGPHGPLVRCDHLPEEFVECEAPMDHGGNASAREELGYGCLKFGGQAYSDVSHTQVQCKALDGIECAGQRTFRRGNKPCIKYTGHYFITTLLYSFFLGCFGVDRFCLGHTGTAVGKLLTLGGLGIWWFVDLILLITGGLMPSDGSNWCTIY is encoded by the exons ATGGCTGGCCGAGGGCCGCCGCTTTGCTACGCGCTGCTGTGTGGGCAGGCGGCGCTGCTGCTGGGCAACCTGCTCCTCCTGCAGGGCGTGCCTCGGAGCCACCAGCACAACGCCACCCACAGCCCCGCAGAGCAGCTCGACCCGGAGCCCGCCGCCAGCGCCGGGGGAGGCGCCTTCTCCTGCGAAGGCCAAGGCCCCCACGGACCGCTCGTTCGCTGCGACCACCT ACCTGAGGAGTTTGTAGAGTGTGAGGCTCCCATGGATCATGGTGGAAATGCAAGTGCACGAGAGGAACTGGGCTATGGATGTCTCAAG TTTGGTGGTCAGGCATATAGTGATGTGAGCCACACTCAGGTCCAATGCAAGGCACTGGATGGCATCGAATGTGCAGGCCAGCGGACCTTTCGACGGGGGAATAAGCCATGCATAAA ATACACGGGGCACTACTTCATAACTACTCTCCTCTACTCCTTTTTCTTGGGCTGCTTCGGAGTGGATCGCTTCTGCCTGGGGCACACAGGCACAGCTGTGGGGAAACTGCTCACTCTTGGAGGACTTGGGATCTGGTGGTTTGTGGACTTGATTCTTCTTATCACTGGGGGACTGATGCCCAGTGATGGAAGCAACTGGTGTACTATTTACTGA